The genomic DNA AAATAATTCATGTTGGCTTGGCTGCTTAATAAATTTAAAAAAGAAACAGTTTACCGGATATTTGAAATAATACCCGGCCTATTAGTCTGGTCTACTTTAATCGGAGCAGTTATTTTGTCTTTTATAAAACCGCTGTGGGCCATTTATATAATTATTGTTTTTGACCTTTATTGGTTACTGCGAGTAGCTTATTTGTTAATTTACATGATTGGTTCCTGGAAAACTTATAAACAAACTGTTAGTCAAAATTGGCGACTAAAACTAACTGCTTTACCGGCTAGCCAAAATATTCATCACTTAATCTTTTTACCAACCTATCAAGAATCTTTAGAAGTTTTACGAGCTTCTTTAACATCGTTAGTTAATGTGGACTATCCTTTAGATAAATTTATTGTCGTTTTAGCTGGTGAAGCTAGAGATAAAGATAATTTTTTAGAATCAGCCAATTTAATAAAACAAGAATACGGTCACCGTTTTGGACATTTTTTGATAACTCTTCATCCTAGTGACATAGTGGGGGAAATAGCCGGTAAGGGTTCTAATATTCACTGGGCTGGTCACCAAGCTAAAAAATTAATCGACCAATTAGGGCTAGATTATCCTAATATAATAGTGTCCACTTTTGATATTGATTCTTGCGCCCACCCGCAATATTTTTCTTATTTAACTTATGTTTATTTAACTCACCCCGATCCTTTACATTCCAGCTACCAGCCAGTAGCCATTTATAACAACAATATCTGGCAATCACCGGCTGTTAGCCGAATTGTAGCTAATTCCACAACTTTTTGGTTATTAACCGATTTGGCCAGACCAGAACGTTTGTTTACTTTTTCTTCGCATTCCATGCCTTTTAAGGCTTTGGTAGATGTTGGTTTTTGGCAAAATGACATAGTTACCGAAGATTCTAGAATATTCTTACAATGTTTTGTCCGTTACAATGGCAACTATCAAGTAACGCCCTTGTATATGCCTATTTCTATGGATACGGTCTATGCCGGTTCCTTGTGGCGTAGTTTGGTTAATCAATATAAACAACAAAGACGTTGGGCCTATGGTGTAGAAAATTTTCCTTATATGGCTTGGCATTTTTGGCGCTCCAAAACAATCCCTTTTAACAAAAAAACTCGTTATTTATGGAATCAATTAGAGGGAGTTTATTCTTGGGCCACCGCTCCTTTAATTATTTTTATACTTGGCCGCTTACCTTTAATGATGGCTGATAATGAAGTTAAAACCACTATTTTAGCTCATAACGCCCCAGTAGTCCTAGGTTGGCTAATGACTTTAGCTATGATTGGTTTAATATTCAGTGCCGCTTTATCCACCATGCTTTTACCAGCCCGACCCAAGGATAAATCCATCTTCATGTACATACCAATGATTTTGCAATGGATACTCTTTCCAATTATTATGATTATTTTTGGCGCTATACCAGCCACCGACGCTCAAACCAGATTAATGCTGGGTAAATATTTAGGTTTTTGGGTAACAGAAAAAAAACGAGCCACAACTTAACCAATTTAAATTAATTAACGGGCATATTAATAATTTCCACAGCCCCGTTTAATTTAGGTATAGCATAGTCTTCTATAAGAATAGGGTATTCTTCAAATTTAACAAAAGCGAACTTTACTTGACCGTTCGGCTCTTCTTTTTTTTGAGCTGTTATTCTAACAACTAAACCCTGTTTGGTTGGTTGACTCCACATTTGATCAAAAATAAAATTACCCAAAGAATAATAAATCATTTTTTTCTTGTAAATTTCTCTAGGCTGCACCCAATGAGGATGATGCCCAATCACTAAATCAGCACCTTGATCAATGGCTGTATGGGCAAATTTTATCTGACTCAAGGAAGCTTTATCTGTATATTCCACTCCACCATGCATACTAACCACAATTAAATCAACTTGCTGTCTAAGATTATCAATTGAGGCGCTTAATTTTTTCCAATCATCCCACCTGGCTATGTAAGGACTGCTAGCTACGCCATTATCATTAAAAGAACTATAAGAAACGGCCAAAAAACCTATTTTAATGCCTTTGTTTTCTAAAATAGCCGGTTGCCAAGCTTCTGCACTATCTTGCCCAACACCGGTAACCTGTAGCCCTTGGTTTAACAACAAAGAACGACTATGCTTTATGGCCTTAAGACCATAATCTAAAGCATGATTATTGGCTAGGCTTAAGACTTTAAAATTATTTTCTACTAAACCTAAAAGACTGTCCGGCCAGGCATTAAACAATAAACTATTAACCGGTGGTATAAAATTAGAACCAGTAAAAAGTGATTCCAAATTGGCAAAATTAAAATCATTACTTTTAAGCCATTCGCCCATACCAATAAAAGGCAACAGGGGATTATTATGTTTTTTCATTTGATCAGCTACCTGACGGGACAGCATTATATCTCCCACCACCCCAAAAACTACGTATTGGTCTTTTGGTTGATCTTTTTTTAATTGACTAACCGCCTGGTCAGAAAAATTT from Patescibacteria group bacterium includes the following:
- a CDS encoding glycosyltransferase family 2 protein gives rise to the protein MLAWLLNKFKKETVYRIFEIIPGLLVWSTLIGAVILSFIKPLWAIYIIIVFDLYWLLRVAYLLIYMIGSWKTYKQTVSQNWRLKLTALPASQNIHHLIFLPTYQESLEVLRASLTSLVNVDYPLDKFIVVLAGEARDKDNFLESANLIKQEYGHRFGHFLITLHPSDIVGEIAGKGSNIHWAGHQAKKLIDQLGLDYPNIIVSTFDIDSCAHPQYFSYLTYVYLTHPDPLHSSYQPVAIYNNNIWQSPAVSRIVANSTTFWLLTDLARPERLFTFSSHSMPFKALVDVGFWQNDIVTEDSRIFLQCFVRYNGNYQVTPLYMPISMDTVYAGSLWRSLVNQYKQQRRWAYGVENFPYMAWHFWRSKTIPFNKKTRYLWNQLEGVYSWATAPLIIFILGRLPLMMADNEVKTTILAHNAPVVLGWLMTLAMIGLIFSAALSTMLLPARPKDKSIFMYIPMILQWILFPIIMIIFGAIPATDAQTRLMLGKYLGFWVTEKKRATT
- a CDS encoding CapA family protein, which produces MNKIDKYFSFVVSALLIMAAFFAAFFYFKYGVITKSTTSKESLNFSDQAVSQLKKDQPKDQYVVFGVVGDIMLSRQVADQMKKHNNPLLPFIGMGEWLKSNDFNFANLESLFTGSNFIPPVNSLLFNAWPDSLLGLVENNFKVLSLANNHALDYGLKAIKHSRSLLLNQGLQVTGVGQDSAEAWQPAILENKGIKIGFLAVSYSSFNDNGVASSPYIARWDDWKKLSASIDNLRQQVDLIVVSMHGGVEYTDKASLSQIKFAHTAIDQGADLVIGHHPHWVQPREIYKKKMIYYSLGNFIFDQMWSQPTKQGLVVRITAQKKEEPNGQVKFAFVKFEEYPILIEDYAIPKLNGAVEIINMPVN